The following DNA comes from Ignavibacteria bacterium.
AAGGCTGAACGGCGGGGCAAGCTTCGGTAAGAATCCCCAGCGTTTTTATATAGGCGGTACAGAAAGCTGGATCAATTATGAAGTCCAAAATGATATTCTGCCTATTGAGGATATTCAGGACTTTGCATTTTCAACAGCGGTAATGCCGCTAAGAGGCTACAACTATAACTACCGTTCAGGGAGTAAGTTTGCGTTAATGAATGCTGAATTCAGATTCCCGCTTTTCAGATACCTGATATTAGGTTTATTACCGCTTGGATTTCAGAATATACAAGGGGTAATTTTCGCGGATGCAGGTTCAGTTTGGAGTGACACCAAAAAACTTCAGTTCTTTCATAAAAATAACGGAAGCCTGCAAACAAAAGATCTGCTGTTGAGTGCCGGTATTGGTACAAGATTGTTTTTCTTATATTTCCCGATGAAGCTGGATATAGCGTGGACCTATGATATGCAGAACTGGTCAAAGCCTAAATATATGATATCAATAGGAGCAGATTTTTAACATTCTAAATAATTCGATTACAAAAAAAGGACGCCAAAGCGTCCTTTTTTGTTAGGCTATAAAATCTGTCGGGATGGTCACCCAGCAGGTGTGACGACCTTCCCCGACACTTTGTGTCGGGACGCGATAGCCTTAAAAAACTTTGAATTGAATTAAAATGATTTAACGAGTTGTAAAATTAAGCTAGGGAGTATATTTAATCTGTCGGGATGGCAGGATTCGAACCTGCGACCTCCTGCTCCCAAAGCAGGCGCGATAACCGGACTACGCTACATCCCGAAATGTTAAAAAACTATTCCGAAAACAAATTAAACAAAATCAATTTTGCTTAATAAAATACCTGTTTCCTTGTGAATATCAGCTAATATTTCTGATTCCTTTTTTTGCAAAATACTACTAACATCAGAATTATCAGTTTTTACTAACAGTAAATTTCCTTTTAATGAATCCTGAGAAATTTTTATTACAGTATTTCCAAACCTGCCGTTTAACCCGTTCAAATACTTTTCAGTCAATATCTGCCAAACTTTATTGTTGTTTTTGATATTTTTGAAAAATTTAAACATTGGCATTTTTACAAAATACTAAACAAAAAAGGAGCAGTTGCTCCAAGTATGTGGACAGGGCCGGAATCGAACCGGCGACACACGGCTTTTCAGGCCGTTGCTCTACCTACTGAGCTACCTGTCCATTGGTTTGAAAACTACCATAAAACACAAATATCCCCAAAATTTTAAATAAAATCAATTTACAATTTCATCCCTTTTTCAACAATTATTTACACTTGAAAATTACATTTTATTGCTTACTTTTGTATTATATGAATGAAGTTTCTATCCCAAAATTGATAATTTCTTACCTTAGCAGATTTCTCGGTTTATTTCTGATAATTTTTGCGGTTATGGCTGCAATACAGGGATTTATTTCAGTTTTTAATATCAATAAGGATGGTTCGACCGGTGTTAGGTATGTAAATGAAACTGAAAAATTTGATTACCTCATCATCACAACTGTATCTGAAGATTACCCTGCATATACTTCCGGAATTCAGCCAGGTGACACACTTATAAAAATTAACGGAAAACCTGTCACAGATCTAAGCGCTATTCGAAGTGATCTGAACCGAAAAGAAATTGGTGAAAAAGTTATTTATACAGTAAGAAGGGGACCTGAAATTAAAGAATATGAATTAACGCTTGCCCCCCTTCTCCCCCTTGAAAAACTTATGGTATTGTTATTCAGAACGGTTCCAGTTTTTTTATTAATGAGTTATTTGCTTGTAGGGATTTGGGGAATACTTAAGAGTCCATATGCTACAGAAACTATTTTAATAGCCCTTTTTTGTTTCTGTTTCGGAAGCTTTATGTATGCTACTGTAAATGTTGGTGATACATCTGATACATTTATAAAAAATTACCTGTATTTTGATTCTCTGCGTGAGCTCATAACCTACATAATGTGGCTTGCGCCAAGTTTTTGGGTTCTGCTTTTCGCTACTTTTCCCCGCAGAAACAGGATCTATGAAAAAAATAAATTTATTTCACTCTTATTTATATTTCTGCTGCCGTTAATTATAATAATTTCTTCACTTATGAATTTTGACAGCCGGATCCTTACATTTTTAATTTTCCTGATGCTTTTTTTGCAAATGAGTGTTGGTGTGCTGCTGCTTTCAAATAACCTGAAAAAAGTTTCTACAGCCCTTGAAAAAAGACAGGTAAGGCTAATGCTGTTCGGGGTAAAATTCGGGGCGATTTCAATTGGCATAGGGTGGATTTTGGTTATAGTTACTCAGTTCATTTTACAGAACAAGCTGGGAGCCAATTTTTTGCTAATCAGTCTGTTAATATTTCTGATCTGTGAGATCGGGGGATTGATCATACCGTTTACATTCCTCAATTCATTTTTCCAGAATAAGCTTCTTGAAACTGAAAGCGCTTTAAAAAGAAGAGTCAGGGTTTTTGTTGTTACAGTGGGAGTTATTGGTGTTTACCTGTTTGTAATATTTGTAATTGTAAGACTTTCAGTAAGCCTCTTTGAGCTTAGAGATCCAACCGTAATAATTGTTTCAGTTCTGCTGCTCTCTTTAACATTCACGCCGATAAACAAAAGAATATTGACCTGGATAGACGAGACATTTTACCCGGAAAAGACGAAATATGCTGAAGCTTTGAAAAAATATAACAACAGCATTTCCGGACAAATCGAATCTACTGAGCTCCTGCGGGAATTAGGGAAATGGGTAAGCAATACAATAGGTATAAACCCGGTAATTCCTTTTGCGCTTAACCCTCAGTTCAGCGGCAGCATTCCATTCAGATATAATGACAGTGAAAGCGTAATACACAGAATACGAAGCGGCAACAAGTTTTACTGGGATGAAATTTCAGAACGCTCCAGGATTACTGTGGACGAAAATGAAATTGAATGGGTAAGAGATAATGATATATCCGTTACAATTCCTATGATATCCCAGGGTGAATTGATAGGAGTTTTGAATCTAGGCAAGAAACAAAACCAGGAAGATTTTTCGGCTGAAGATATGGAAATTCTTACACAGGCATCTGCACAAACTGCATTGGCACTGCAGAATCTAAACCTCCAGTCAGTTTATATTGATAAAAAGCGCATGGATAAAGAGCTTGAAATGGCCCGTAATATTCAGCGAAGGCTGATGCCGCAGGAAATACCTGATGTTAACGGCCTGGAAGTTTACGGTGAATCAAGACCATGTTTTGAAGTAGCTGGTGACTATTATGATATAATCAGCAATGATGAAGGCAACACCTTTATGGTAATTGCTGATGTAAGCGGTAAAGGCGCAGGGGCTGCAATGATAATGGCAAATTTGCAGGCATCGATAAGAGTTGGGCTGGAAATTACTGAGGATTTCTCGGAATTTATTGCAAGAATTAATAACCACGTTTACAAGAACACATCATCTTCAGAATTTATTACCCTTTTCATCGGCGCATGGGAACCTTCTACCAAATCATTTCACTATATCAATGCCGGACACAATCCACCGGTTATGATTGATAGTATGGGGAATATTTCTACACTTGATGCAACGGGACTTATTTTGGGAGTACTGCCAGGGCAGCAATATGAAAGGAAAATCATTCATATAGAACCGGGTTCGGTAATAGCTATATTTACTGATGGTTTAGAAGAGGCTATGAACCCAGCAGGTGATATTCTCGGCCAGGAACGAATTATTGAAATTCTCAAGCAGTGTAAACATCTTTCATCAAAAGAAATTGTAAAAACTATTCAGGATAAGGCAATTGAGCATTGTGCCGGCAGGCCGCTTCATGATGACTTAACAATGATCGTTATAAAAAGCTGATGTTTACAATTATTTTTTCCTTACAGATTTTATTATAAAATATATTATTGGAAATAACCCCAAAGTTGCCACAGAAGCAAAAAAGAATGCAATTTTAAAACCTAACTCGTCTGATGAGTTTTCTGATAATTCTGCAGAGCTGACATTCAACCCCTTGCCTAATTTAACAGTAAAAAAAACCGTAACAAATAATGAGTATAGTATACTGAGAGCCAGCAAAAGAGCTGCAATATCTTCCGAGCTTCCGGAAGCAAGAAAGGCTGTGGTAATAGCGAATACTGCTGACCCAAATAAAACCAGGAAAAACGGGATTGTTATATTTTTATGATAAAAAACACCAATTGAAGCTTTACCAGCAGCAGTCGCGGTAAAATATTCATTGCTATAATTGATGCGGCTTTCATAATAGACTGAGTAGAAATTCCAGTAAGAAGTAAACAGAAATGGAACAGCAGCGGCAGAAAGTGTTATAAACAAGCTGTCACTTTCTCCGCTTCCGGTAATTATCAATGCGGCTGCTATAAGAATAAAAAGTATGCCGCTTGAAATGAAAATAACTTTTCTCAATAAACAGTTATTCTACTTTGATGATTTGAGACTGTTCAGTTATTATAATTTCAGGCTTACCTTTATATTCTTCAATTTTACCTGAAATAGTCAATACAGAGCCCTTCTTAACATCAGCGTAACTTACACCTGAACTTCCTGTTTTAATAACTGCAACAAATGTTGCGTTTGGATATGGTTCATCAAAGTTAATCAGCACAGTTCCTTTGTTAGATACAAATACTGAAGCAACAATACCTTTTACGATCCTGGTTTCACCGATGAAATTCTTAGCATCTTTTGATGATACTGTATCCTGAGATAAAGATGCGGCAGTTATACCGATAAATAAAAGGAGACTGAATAATATTTTGGTTTTCATATTATAATTAGTTAATATTTATTTTCTTTAAGCTTTTCAAATGTATAAATCCCGGAATCATGCCCATCCTGCCAAACCAGCTGCACTGCATATGTTCCAACTATTCTGATATCTTTCAGCGTAAGCTGAGGTGATGCCAGCAAAGGGATATAAGTTGCAGGTTTATTCAATTTTTCAGAAATACAGTTTGCGCACGGGCAGCTTTTTCTGAGGTTAGCAAGCTGCAGCAATGAATCACTGCCATCATCCCATTCAATATGCAAATACCGTGAATCTTTAATATTTATTTTAACAGGGCTGATAACAGATCATTTTAAATTTAAAAATTTTTCAGCTTCGAGTACATCTTCTTCGCTTCCTATGAAAAGCGGTGTCTTCTGGTGCAGGTTCAACGGCACTATTTCTAAAATACGCTGAGAGCCGTTACTTGCTCTGCCCCCTGCCTGTTCTACTATCATTGCCAGCGGATTTGCTTCATAAAGCAGCCTTAACTTGCCATTAGGATTTTTGTTATCTCCGGGATACATAAATAACCCGCCATAAAGCAAATTCCTGTGAAAATCAGCAACTAACGAACCAACATACCGCGCTGAATAAGGCCTTCCTGCAGCTTTATTATCCGTCTTGAGATCATTGATATAATTCTGCAACCCCGGAGACCACCTGGAATAATTTCCTTCATTAATACTGTAGGTTTTGGAACGTTTCGGTATCTGGATATTTTCATAGAACAGCAGGAATTCTCCAACAGTGGGGTCAAGTGTAAAACCATGTACTCCCCTGCCTGTAGTATAAACCATAATTGTGCTTGAGCCGTATATAACATAACCTGCAGCAACCTGGTTTGTGCCCTGCTGCAAACAATCTTCCAGGGTACCGGGTCCGCTTTTGGATCTTCTCTTATAAATTGAAAATATTGTACCGATACTGATATTAGCATCAATATTGGATGAACCATCAAGGGGGTCAAAGTGAATTATATATTTGCTCATAGCGCGCTCACCCATGAATTTTTCGTTAACGGGTATAAAATCTTCGCTTTCTTCGGAAGCTATTGCGCATAAATGTCCGCTGACTTCCATTGCCTTTACAAGAGTATCATGGGCATATTCATCAAGCTTTTTAACCTGCTCTCCGTGGACATTTTCAGAACCGGTAATTCCCATAAGATCTATTAATCCTGCGCGGTTTACTTCGAGTGATATTACCTTACATGCCAATGCAATATCTGCAAGAAGGTCGCTTAGCTCTCCTGTAGCATCAGGGTACTTTCTTTCTTCATCAATAATATGCCTGTATAATGTTGTAAATTTTCTTAGCATTATATAAATTAATTAATTTTTACAAAATTACTGATTATAATGAGTAAATTAAATATAATTAAAATAGCTTTCAATTTGCCTGCTCAATGAATTCCCTTAGCCTTTTAAGCTCCCGCTCGCTGTTATTCCACCAATTTACAGACCATATCCTGATAAACTTCATACCGAACTTTTGCAAATATTTCCCTCTGAATATATCCCATGCGTAAGCCTCATCAGAAAAATGTTCAGAGCTGCCGTCACATTCGATAGCTATTATACTGCCTGATCTTTCAGCAGGTAAAACAGCAATATCAACTATAAAGCCGCCTGTTGAATAATTTTTAATTAATCTTTCCGGAGGCACTAATAAGCTAAGGTTCCTGTAAACTTCATCTTCAAAACCGGTTCCCCTGTTAATATTGCTTTTGCCCGCACTTTTTTCGGCTTCAGCGCTTATAAGATCTAATACAGAATTTTTACTTTTCAGGTCATACTCCTCTATAGCTTTAGCGTAAGCTAGATAAGCATAGAATATACCTTTTCCTTTATTACCTGAATGAGCAATAAGCGAAGGAAACTCCCTGATATATTCATTAGGTATTGAAGTACAGACTATCATCATATGTTTAGCTCTGGTAATAATTACGTTCAGCAGCCTGAAGCCTTTTTCCTGGTTAACCGGACCGAAGTTTTGAAGAAAACTTCCATCTGCCCTTTTACCGAAAGTTGTTGATATTATGATTATATCACGCTCATCACCCTGAATATTTTCAAGGTTTTTTACAAAGAACGGCTCAGAAGGATTATTCATAATTATTCCAAGCTTCTGGGCAAAATCACTGTTATTATTGGCAGCATAATTTATCATATCGAGGATATAATTCCTTTGAAAGATATTAAATGTTGCTACTCCAATGCTTGGGTTATTTTCGCCTTTTTCAGGAATAATCAGCTCATTGATAAGGCTGATAACTTTCTCGGCTTCCTGTTTATTTATTCCATCAGCCTGATTATAGATACCGCAAACATTAAAATACCGCATAGCTTTATAGTTATTTGCCGGCGGCATTGGACTAAGGCGTGAGCCGTAAAATGCCGCATTGGAAAATTCTATCAGATCTGGGTGCTTAGAACGGTAATGAATATCCAGGAATGACTGGCTGTAGCCTCTGCGGATCGCAAATTCAAGCAGTGACTCAGAATCAGCCAGATTGCGCGGATCAGTGGTTAATATTACTTCATCTTCCTCTTCATTCATATTATCACTATCGATCACAATTTGTGAAGATGCAAAATAATTAGATGGGGGCATCTGGTTCTCGTCACCTGATACAACCCGGTGCTTTCCGCGCAGTTTTGCAGCGTAAACATCTTCAACTCTAAGCTGGCTTGCTTCATCAAAAATAACTATATCGAACAAACCTTCACTCATTTCAAATAGACTGCTGCATACTACAGGGTTAACAAGCATTACGGGGAAGTGGTCTGTAAATACCTCGTGATCTGCGGCAATTATCTTACGCAGGGAATTCCGTTTTTGATATTTACTGTTACGTGATTTGTTATATAAGGCATTTATGCTGATCCCGGTTCGTTTTTCAAACTCAGCTGCAGATCTTTCCTGCCGTTTTTGCCAGTACTCCAGGATCAATGCAGACTGGTATTCCTTTATTTTATCAAGGTTTCCTGATATTTCATCCAATAAGCTGTCATCCCTCAATTTTATACTGTTTTCATTTGCCACAAGTATATTAAAAATAAAAAACTGTTCGGTATCAGCTTCCCATTTTTCATGATTAATTTTCAGATCAATAAATTCATCAATTAATTTTTTTGAAATTTCACTGCAGCCAAGGTAGTCACAACGCCAGTAAAAGTAATCATATAATGAATTTATATCTTTACTTATTAATTCAAGTTTTCCGGATATCGTACTTAATTTATCAATTTTCTGCTTAATTGAATGATCTCCAAAATAATAAGCTTCAGAAAATAAACGGGAATTATTAATAATACTCAGAATATTCTCTGCTGATTTTTCAGCTTCATGTAAAATTTCAGGCTTATTGTATGCAAATTGGTCAAAATCAGATGATGAATAATTCCCTAACTTTGAAACCCTGTATTCTTCAATATTATCATACCAGCTTTTCAATTTTGCAGATAAGGTGTCAATTTGCGGTTCAATTTCGGTTAAACTTTGCTGTATTTCGGTAATTTTAAATTCAAAATAATTTTGTTTACAGAATTCCCTCACTCCATAAAATAAGGGTAAGATATCTTTTTTATCAGTTTTAAGTTTTTTATATTTTTTTGAAAATAAAGAAAGAACCGATAGCTTAAAATTCACCCATCCATTTAATTCAGTAAACAGATTTTTGTTTAACGAACAATTTTCATGGTACAATACTGAAATATTATCAATAATGCGTTGAAGATCATTATAATAGGTATTATAATATTTATCCAGGCAAGCTGCGTAATCTGAATGGACAGTATTCAATTTAACCAGGGTACTGTTTATATCTGCGTGGAGTTTTTTAATTTCCCCGGCAAGCTCCAGAACAATATCCCTGGCTGAACGGGTTTTAAATAAATCGTCATTCAGTATTTTGAATATATCCAGTTCAGCTTCAGCAGCTTTAAACAGCTTACTGTTTTTTGAAACATTGTTCAGAGCAGTATTATATTTTTCTGAAATATTTTCAGCAGTAAAATCAATTTGCAGGTTTTTTAATTTACGGTAGAGCTTTAAATAATTTTTATCATCATCACTATTCTTTAATAATAACCCAACAAGATCGCCCCATGACATATCATTCAAAAGATTTTTGCCGTAAAAAACATGATTATTGTTTACAACACTGATAGCTTCATTTGTTTCAGTAAAAATATTATTTAAAATACTTCTGTTTACGGGATTAACCTGCGGTTTAGGGTCACGGACAGCATCTACTATTTTTCTGCGGTCACGGTTAACATCTTCAATAAGCCCGCATAAGCTTCCTAAACCCAGGGCTGTAAGGTTTTTAAGTATTACCTCCAGTGCTGTTC
Coding sequences within:
- a CDS encoding SpoIIE family protein phosphatase gives rise to the protein MAAIQGFISVFNINKDGSTGVRYVNETEKFDYLIITTVSEDYPAYTSGIQPGDTLIKINGKPVTDLSAIRSDLNRKEIGEKVIYTVRRGPEIKEYELTLAPLLPLEKLMVLLFRTVPVFLLMSYLLVGIWGILKSPYATETILIALFCFCFGSFMYATVNVGDTSDTFIKNYLYFDSLRELITYIMWLAPSFWVLLFATFPRRNRIYEKNKFISLLFIFLLPLIIIISSLMNFDSRILTFLIFLMLFLQMSVGVLLLSNNLKKVSTALEKRQVRLMLFGVKFGAISIGIGWILVIVTQFILQNKLGANFLLISLLIFLICEIGGLIIPFTFLNSFFQNKLLETESALKRRVRVFVVTVGVIGVYLFVIFVIVRLSVSLFELRDPTVIIVSVLLLSLTFTPINKRILTWIDETFYPEKTKYAEALKKYNNSISGQIESTELLRELGKWVSNTIGINPVIPFALNPQFSGSIPFRYNDSESVIHRIRSGNKFYWDEISERSRITVDENEIEWVRDNDISVTIPMISQGELIGVLNLGKKQNQEDFSAEDMEILTQASAQTALALQNLNLQSVYIDKKRMDKELEMARNIQRRLMPQEIPDVNGLEVYGESRPCFEVAGDYYDIISNDEGNTFMVIADVSGKGAGAAMIMANLQASIRVGLEITEDFSEFIARINNHVYKNTSSSEFITLFIGAWEPSTKSFHYINAGHNPPVMIDSMGNISTLDATGLILGVLPGQQYERKIIHIEPGSVIAIFTDGLEEAMNPAGDILGQERIIEILKQCKHLSSKEIVKTIQDKAIEHCAGRPLHDDLTMIVIKS
- a CDS encoding DUF971 domain-containing protein, translating into MHIEWDDGSDSLLQLANLRKSCPCANCISEKLNKPATYIPLLASPQLTLKDIRIVGTYAVQLVWQDGHDSGIYTFEKLKENKY
- the fbp gene encoding class 1 fructose-bisphosphatase, yielding MLRKFTTLYRHIIDEERKYPDATGELSDLLADIALACKVISLEVNRAGLIDLMGITGSENVHGEQVKKLDEYAHDTLVKAMEVSGHLCAIASEESEDFIPVNEKFMGERAMSKYIIHFDPLDGSSNIDANISIGTIFSIYKRRSKSGPGTLEDCLQQGTNQVAAGYVIYGSSTIMVYTTGRGVHGFTLDPTVGEFLLFYENIQIPKRSKTYSINEGNYSRWSPGLQNYINDLKTDNKAAGRPYSARYVGSLVADFHRNLLYGGLFMYPGDNKNPNGKLRLLYEANPLAMIVEQAGGRASNGSQRILEIVPLNLHQKTPLFIGSEEDVLEAEKFLNLK
- a CDS encoding DUF4011 domain-containing protein, which translates into the protein MNIEFLKKLKQKLQVGNTRSIHLNSYPGRLASRLDIYELSYISKNLPADFINKLLGSPSFNFKFKIEAVDPEFASVKNEENPGQGMPAPEHAGLEVHSPHHTDKDTIMRQNLISKRLSSVYYENEDTYLEHGVKTFGFGYPTLLYRTKNDPSRIINAPVFIWMLDLKRDKNEWIISRDEEHSISINDVLLNYLEGDMGSSGFSKLNEEYLSDSLLDKIEFLEIINRLLQQISSNAIKYDVPLQIEQMLDKQKRSEYVKKIGSPVVYNSGVFGLFKTPKEPLIKDIKTLIDKSGELKYDKLQIDPYQEVKFSGIDTDPAQQRALKNLGISSRLIIHGPPGTGKSQTLTAIIANALFNNAKCLVVCEKRTALEVILKNLTALGLGSLCGLIEDVNRDRRKIVDAVRDPKPQVNPVNRSILNNIFTETNEAISVVNNNHVFYGKNLLNDMSWGDLVGLLLKNSDDDKNYLKLYRKLKNLQIDFTAENISEKYNTALNNVSKNSKLFKAAEAELDIFKILNDDLFKTRSARDIVLELAGEIKKLHADINSTLVKLNTVHSDYAACLDKYYNTYYNDLQRIIDNISVLYHENCSLNKNLFTELNGWVNFKLSVLSLFSKKYKKLKTDKKDILPLFYGVREFCKQNYFEFKITEIQQSLTEIEPQIDTLSAKLKSWYDNIEEYRVSKLGNYSSSDFDQFAYNKPEILHEAEKSAENILSIINNSRLFSEAYYFGDHSIKQKIDKLSTISGKLELISKDINSLYDYFYWRCDYLGCSEISKKLIDEFIDLKINHEKWEADTEQFFIFNILVANENSIKLRDDSLLDEISGNLDKIKEYQSALILEYWQKRQERSAAEFEKRTGISINALYNKSRNSKYQKRNSLRKIIAADHEVFTDHFPVMLVNPVVCSSLFEMSEGLFDIVIFDEASQLRVEDVYAAKLRGKHRVVSGDENQMPPSNYFASSQIVIDSDNMNEEEDEVILTTDPRNLADSESLLEFAIRRGYSQSFLDIHYRSKHPDLIEFSNAAFYGSRLSPMPPANNYKAMRYFNVCGIYNQADGINKQEAEKVISLINELIIPEKGENNPSIGVATFNIFQRNYILDMINYAANNNSDFAQKLGIIMNNPSEPFFVKNLENIQGDERDIIIISTTFGKRADGSFLQNFGPVNQEKGFRLLNVIITRAKHMMIVCTSIPNEYIREFPSLIAHSGNKGKGIFYAYLAYAKAIEEYDLKSKNSVLDLISAEAEKSAGKSNINRGTGFEDEVYRNLSLLVPPERLIKNYSTGGFIVDIAVLPAERSGSIIAIECDGSSEHFSDEAYAWDIFRGKYLQKFGMKFIRIWSVNWWNNSERELKRLREFIEQAN